DNA sequence from the Arthrobacter crystallopoietes genome:
GGATCTGTTCGACCGTCAGATCATCTCCTACACGATCGGCGCATCCCCAAACCTGGCCCTGACCAACGCTTCACTGCGTCAGGCCCTGACATGTCTGAATCCCGGCGAGCAGCCACTCGTGCACTCGGATCAAGGCTTTCAGTACCAGCATCGTTCCTGGCGCGATCTCCTTGAGGGTGCCGGCGCGGTTCAGTCAATGTCCCGCAAGGGCAACTGCTACGACAACGCTGTGATGGAAAACTTCTTCGGACACCTCAAAGAAGAGCTCGTCCACCAAATCCGGTTCCTCAGCACCGACGCATTGGCAGCGGATCTGCACGAGTATATTCGCTGGTACAACAACGACCGGATCTCGACAAAGCTCGAGGGCCTGAGCCCGGTGCAATACCGTGCCCAGGCCCTCGCGGCCTAGTATCTATTTAGCCAGTCCAACTTTCGGGGACCAGTTCATTGCGAGTGCGGTCCTTCTTATATGCCCAGTCCGGCCTGGCCGGCTCGGGGCAGCGGCTAGTGCGACGCCGTTTCGGTTGCTGCCTCGGTTGCTTCCGGGCTGGCGCTTTCGGCCGGAGTGCTGGTTTCGGCCGGGGTACCGCCGGGTACGAACTCGGTGTATTCGGCGAGGGTGCCGTCCAGGACCGGTACACCGATAACCTGGGAGTCCGAGTTGACCTGAACGGTGACGTCAACGATGGAACCGGGAATGCCGCCCGGGTTGCTGAGGATCGTTTCGTTCTCGTCCTGCTCGAAGCGGATCTGCCCGTTGGCCGGAACGGTAACGCTTGCGTTGGTGCCGGCGACGGCCAGGCTCAGCTGGACGGGGGAGTCCGAGGTGTTTGCGGCCGTGCCCAGCACCCGGCCCGGCGACTCGGCATCGGTGGCGATGATCATCAGGTTGCGCAGGTCGATCGGGCCGATGTCGGCCACGACGCCGTCGCTGGCCGCGTAGGAGAACGTCGTCGCCTGTTCATTGATGGCGCTGCACCCTGCGGTCCCCAGCAGGGCTAGTGCGGCGGCGCCGGCTACAAGGGCACGCTGCACACGGTTCTTCGGCGCAATCTTCACAGCAGGAACTCCTCAATCAAAAGGCTTTGTAGATGAGTGGGCGTTGCGCGGACAGAAAGCACAACACGGTCACTAGCCTAGCCGTAATTGCCCAAAAAACAGGACTCGGCACCCGTAAAGAACGCGTCAGGCCGACCCCGGGATGCATCAATCGTCGGATCCGTCAAGACCATAATGCCGGTCATTTTGGCTCTCCGAGGGCCTCTGACCAGCGCAAACTCGGGGAAGTAGGGCCTTTTTCCGTGGTAAACTTGTAGGCGGGAAAGGGGAAAGTCCACATGGTATTTGAGGTCGGCGAGACGGTAGTTTACCCTCACCACGGTGCAGCGAAGATCGAAGAGATCAAGATGCGCACCATCAAGGGCGAAGAGAAGATGTATCTCAAGCTCCGCGTGGCTCAGGGTGACCTGACCATTGAGGTTCCGGCAGAGAACGTAGACCTGGTTGGCGTTCGGGATGTAGTGGGCAAGGAAGGCCTGGAGCACGTGTTCGACGTTCTTCGTGCCGAGTTCACTGAAGAACCCACCAACTGGTCGCGTCGGTACAAGGCGAATCTGGAAAAACTGGCCTCCGGTGACGTTATCAAGGTAGCGGAAGTAGTCCGTGACTTGTGGCGCCGGGAGCAGGACCGCGGTCTTTCGGCAGGCGAAAAGCGCATGCTGGCCAAGGCCCGCCAGATCCTGATTTCCGAACTGGCTCTTGCGGAAAAGACAGACGAAGACAAGGCAGCTGAAGTGCTCGACGAGGTCCTGGCCTCCTAACCCGGCAGCCTGCAAGGCACAATAAAACTTAAAGCGGCCGGTCCTGATGGACCGGCCGCTTTTTTGATGCCGGTATAGGCTTGGGCCGTGCCCAGAAGTTCCACGCCGCGGATCGGCGTCGTTGTTGTTGCAGCCGGCTCCGGCCAACGCCTTGGCTACGGGCTGCCCAAAGCCCAGGTGCCGCTGGCCGGACGCACCATTCTGGCGCACGCACTCGAGGGCATCCTGGCTTCAGGCATCGCGGAGCGGATCTGCGTGGCCGTGCCGCCGCGGGATTCCGTGCTGCGGGAAGTCTGCACCGGGGCCTCCGGACAGGTTCCCGTGACAGCGGTCGAGGGCGGCGCCAGCCGTGCCGCTTCCGTGAGCCGGGCACTGGCCGGGCTGGGTCCGGACCTGGATGGCATCCTGGTCCACGATGCCGCCCGCGCCCTTACGCCGCCGGAAGTTTTCGTCCGCGTGGTCGAGGCGCTGGCCGCCGGGGCGAAGGCCGTCATTCCCGCGGTCCCCGTAGCGGACACCATCAAGACTGCCGTTCCCTCCGCAGCCGACCAGCAGGCCATCGCCGGTGAAAAGGTGGCCGGAACCCCGGACCGTTCCCTGCTGCGCGCAGTGCAGACCCCGCAGGGTTTCGACGCCGCCGCCCTGACCGCCGCGCACCGCAGTCTGGCGGCGATGGGTCCGCTGGAGGCCGAAGGGATCACGGACGATGCGATGCTGGTGGAAAGCCAAGGTACCGAAGTGTTCCTGGTGCCCGGATCGCCGGAGGCCCTGAAGATCACCACTCCGCTCGATCTGATGACCGCCGAAGCATTGGTGGCGGCCCGCGACCGGACCGGCCCGCCGGCCACCGCAAACCAGCCCGTCCCGACCCTGGAGGATTGATCCGTGGCCACGTTTCCCTACCCGCTTCCGCGCACCGGCATAGGCGTGGACGTCCACGCCTATGCACCCGAGGATGATCCCCAACCGCTGTGGCTGGGCGGCCTGCACTGGGAAGGCGAACGCGGCCTGGCCGGCCATTCCGACGGCGACCCGGTGGCCCATGCGGCCGCGGACGCCCTGTTCTCGGCCGCGGGGGTGGGCGATCTCGGCACCCACTTCGGCACCGACCGGCCGGAATACGCTGGCGCGTCCGGGCTCACCCTGCTGGCCGAAGCCGCCCGGATTGTCCGCGACGCCGGGTT
Encoded proteins:
- the ispF gene encoding 2-C-methyl-D-erythritol 2,4-cyclodiphosphate synthase; protein product: MATFPYPLPRTGIGVDVHAYAPEDDPQPLWLGGLHWEGERGLAGHSDGDPVAHAAADALFSAAGVGDLGTHFGTDRPEYAGASGLTLLAEAARIVRDAGFEIGNVAVQLIGNRPKFTPRRDESEAALTQAAGAPVSVSATTSDRLGFTGRGEGIAAVATAVVVSVRQP
- a CDS encoding IS3 family transposase translates to MLLDVAGLARSTFFYHQARFQTPDRQSALKAEITSIFTANHARYGHRRIHTELLKQGWNVAKKTVLKLMRVLGLECKVRRKKRYNSYQGDQGVVASNLLNREFDATAPNQKWVTDVTEFSVNERKLYLSPVMDLFDRQIISYTIGASPNLALTNASLRQALTCLNPGEQPLVHSDQGFQYQHRSWRDLLEGAGAVQSMSRKGNCYDNAVMENFFGHLKEELVHQIRFLSTDALAADLHEYIRWYNNDRISTKLEGLSPVQYRAQALAA
- the ispD gene encoding 2-C-methyl-D-erythritol 4-phosphate cytidylyltransferase, with product MPRSSTPRIGVVVVAAGSGQRLGYGLPKAQVPLAGRTILAHALEGILASGIAERICVAVPPRDSVLREVCTGASGQVPVTAVEGGASRAASVSRALAGLGPDLDGILVHDAARALTPPEVFVRVVEALAAGAKAVIPAVPVADTIKTAVPSAADQQAIAGEKVAGTPDRSLLRAVQTPQGFDAAALTAAHRSLAAMGPLEAEGITDDAMLVESQGTEVFLVPGSPEALKITTPLDLMTAEALVAARDRTGPPATANQPVPTLED
- a CDS encoding CarD family transcriptional regulator encodes the protein MVFEVGETVVYPHHGAAKIEEIKMRTIKGEEKMYLKLRVAQGDLTIEVPAENVDLVGVRDVVGKEGLEHVFDVLRAEFTEEPTNWSRRYKANLEKLASGDVIKVAEVVRDLWRREQDRGLSAGEKRMLAKARQILISELALAEKTDEDKAAEVLDEVLAS